A single window of Fervidicoccus fontis Kam940 DNA harbors:
- a CDS encoding helix-turn-helix domain-containing protein — protein MKNESSWVNDYLQELLESTVKNIIKSGFEFVKIDRPDNFNERSIDILAWSKDEKKKKIHLKITLDTSFLSKEEIRDLIGITKSASSRPIIVSEYDKKIDIQDEVIYLKENVPTVNVTTLPKLLSCSKDLYIFLKKGEFVVRISGEKMRERREKLGLSLGELANRLGVTRKSIYEYEKNTFDVRIDYADKLFDTLGEEIVSPYNIFSDEVVEMVKMKKEEIPDNLFEEKIFNILNEKNMFFYHARKTFVDIIAKKGEEIFFIAIDHEHMPLTLEEKAEQLSKIKKLKDVEKMIVAKKEKAKELKKEYSDEIRIIPDDKINTISRILDERK, from the coding sequence ATGAAGAACGAGAGCTCTTGGGTAAATGATTACCTACAAGAGCTTTTAGAGTCCACAGTAAAAAACATCATAAAAAGCGGATTTGAGTTTGTAAAAATAGATAGGCCAGATAATTTTAACGAAAGAAGCATTGATATATTAGCATGGTCAAAAGATGAAAAGAAAAAGAAGATACATCTGAAAATCACTCTAGATACAAGCTTTTTGAGCAAAGAAGAAATAAGGGATCTTATAGGTATTACAAAAAGCGCATCGTCCAGACCAATAATAGTAAGCGAATACGATAAAAAAATAGATATTCAGGATGAGGTAATTTATCTAAAGGAAAATGTCCCTACAGTAAATGTTACTACACTACCTAAGCTTCTTTCATGCTCTAAAGATTTATACATCTTTCTAAAAAAGGGAGAATTTGTTGTTAGAATTTCAGGAGAGAAAATGAGAGAAAGAAGGGAAAAGCTGGGATTAAGCCTTGGAGAGCTAGCAAACAGACTTGGCGTGACAAGGAAATCCATATATGAATATGAAAAGAATACTTTTGACGTAAGAATAGATTATGCTGATAAGCTTTTTGACACTTTGGGAGAAGAAATAGTCTCTCCATATAATATATTTTCGGACGAAGTAGTTGAAATGGTTAAGATGAAAAAAGAAGAAATCCCAGACAACCTATTCGAGGAAAAAATCTTCAATATTTTAAATGAGAAGAATATGTTCTTCTATCATGCTAGGAAGACATTTGTAGATATAATTGCAAAAAAAGGAGAAGAAATATTTTTTATTGCTATAGATCATGAGCATATGCCACTTACTTTGGAAGAAAAAGCAGAACAGCTTTCAAAAATCAAGAAGCTTAAAGATGTTGAGAAAATGATAGTCGCCAAAAAGGAGAAGGCCAAAGAATTAAAAAAGGAATATAGCGATGAGATAAGAATAATTCCCGATGACAAGATAAACACCATAAGCAGGATTTTAGATGAAAGAAAATAG
- a CDS encoding nucleoside-triphosphatase, giving the protein MKENRESVRIFLTGHPGIGKTTLVLKLASILTLEKVKFAGFATPEKRGKSGREGFELIIFPSNEVHELASKSIEKGYKMKLGSYYVNENMGAIILKIINEYLNDDSFKFFIGDEVGPMELMIPGIREGILKLLKAEEKSMLMSFHINLKQKDPEIYDLISKGDVYVLSTENRNQILNDIINKIRRKII; this is encoded by the coding sequence ATGAAAGAAAATAGGGAATCTGTTAGGATTTTCCTTACTGGTCATCCTGGCATAGGGAAAACAACTCTAGTATTAAAACTAGCAAGTATTCTTACTTTAGAAAAGGTAAAGTTTGCCGGATTTGCAACTCCTGAGAAAAGAGGAAAAAGCGGAAGAGAGGGGTTTGAATTAATTATTTTTCCTTCTAATGAGGTCCATGAGCTTGCATCAAAAAGCATAGAAAAAGGATACAAAATGAAGCTTGGAAGCTATTATGTTAATGAGAACATGGGAGCTATTATCTTAAAAATTATAAATGAATATCTCAATGATGATTCCTTCAAATTTTTTATTGGCGATGAAGTAGGACCTATGGAGTTGATGATACCTGGTATACGTGAAGGAATTTTGAAGTTGCTCAAAGCGGAAGAAAAAAGCATGCTAATGTCCTTCCACATCAACCTGAAACAAAAAGACCCAGAAATTTACGATTTGATTTCAAAAGGAGATGTGTACGTTTTAAGCACTGAGAATAGAAATCAGATATTAAATGATATTATTAACAAGATAAGAAGGAAAATAATCTGA